A genomic region of Anopheles coustani chromosome 3, idAnoCousDA_361_x.2, whole genome shotgun sequence contains the following coding sequences:
- the LOC131272509 gene encoding ATP-binding cassette sub-family D member 1: MPTIISKFAKKSFDTLEGLGYSREFVSKGLITGAVALYCLRLTYPVVKERIGAAKAGPPAQGNAPGRNENNNNLTKQPPQDPEAKKEQIIIEKRNRRRPPQPGLNLDFLLQLRQLIRIMVPRFLCEESGLLAVHTLCLVSRTFLSIYVASMEGAIVKFIVRKDVRNFVLMLLKWFGIAIPATFINSMIRYLENKLALAFRTRLVKHAYDMYFKNETYYKVSNLDGRIENADHRLTDDISTFSSSVAHLYSSLTKPCFDLLLIGIAMARSSRRMKANIVMGPALATVVIGTTAHILRIVSPKFGQLVAEEANRTGYLRHVHSKIITNAEEIAFYGGHKVEHAQLQEAYSRLVGQMNNIFTQKLWFIMLEQFFMKYVWSGTGMVMVSLPILTVGAGGQPVSPEQSNLIKSDETGVSERTQYFTTARNLLLSGADAIERLMSSYKEIVALAGYTSRVAGMFEVFEEVNRGVYRKTTLYTEERNLDGILEFRDGQPVAKGCIVYAVDPKDSSISLENVPVVTPNCDIVVPSISLTIEPGMHLLITGPNGCGKSSLFRILSGLWPIYAGTLRIPRSSDGKASMFYIPQRPYMSCGTLLDQVIYPDTRKDMEAKQITEGQLRDIMRMVSLEHIVDRDSFDEIRDWKDTLSGGEKQRMAIARLFYHRPKYALLDECTSAVSIDVESCIYETAKSMDITLLTITHRPTLWKFHTHILQFDGQGGWVFEKLEDGAQQKVPMLKSNQPSSGN; this comes from the exons ATGCCCACCATCATCTCAAAGTTCGCGAAGAAATCGTTCGACACGCTCGAGGGTCTCGGCTACTCGAGGGAGTTCGTGTCGAAGGGTTTGATAACGGGCGCGGTCGCGCTGTACTGTCTGCGGCTCACCTACCCGGTGGTGAAGGAGCGGATCGGCGCCGCAAAGGCCGGCCCTCCGGCCCAAGGCAACGCCCCGGGTCGCAatgagaacaacaacaacctcaCCAAGCAACCCCCGCAGGATCCGGAGGCGAAGAAGGAGCAGATCATCATCGAAAAGCGCAACCGGCGCAGACCGCCGCAGCCGGGCCTCAACCTGGACTTCCTGCTGCAGCTCCGGCAGCTGATCCGCATCATGGTGCCCCGGTTCCTGTGCGAGGAGTCCGGCCTGCTCGCCGTGCACACGCTCTGCCTGGTGTCACGTACCTTTCTCAGCATCTACGTCGCCTCGATGGAGGGCGCGATCGTGAAGTTCATCGTGCGCAAGGACGTGCGGAACTttgtgctgatgctgctgaagTGGTTCGGCATCGCCATCCCGGCCACCTTCATCAACTCGATGATCCGCTACCTGGAGAACAAACTGGCCCTGGCATTCCG AACTCGCCTCGTGAAGCATGCGTACGACATGTACTTTAAGAACGAAACCTACTACAAAGTGTCAAACCTGGATGGGCGCATCGAAAACGCCGACCACCGGCTGACGGACGACATTTCGACGTTCTCGAGCTCGGTGGCGCATCTGTACAGCTCGCTGACGAAGCCTTGCTTCGATTTGCTGCTAATCGGCATCGCAATGGCCCGCTCGTCCCGCCGCATGAAGGCCAACATCGTGATGGGCCCGGCGCTGGCGACCGTCGTCATCGGTACCACCGCCCACATCCTCCGGATAGTGTCGCCCAAGTTCGGCCAGCTGGTGGCGGAGGAGGCCAACCGGACCGGCTACCTGCGCCACGTGCACTCGAAGATCATCACCAACGCGGAGGAGATCGCGTTCTACGGCGGCCATAAG GTGGAACACGCGCAGCTGCAGGAGGCCTACTCGCGGTTGGTCGGTCAGATGAACAACATTTTCACGCAGAAGCTGTGGTTCATCATGCTCGAGCAGTTCTTCATGAAGTACGTCTGGTCGGGCACCGGCATGGTGATGGTGTCGCTGCCAATCCTAACGGTCGGTGCCGGCGGTCAACCGGTCAGCCCCGAACAGAGCAACCTGATCAAGTCGGACGAGACGGGCGTCAGCGAGCGGACGCAGTACTTCACGACCGCCCGCAACCTGCTGCTGAGCGGCGCCGACGCCATCGAGCGTCTCATGTCGTCGTACAAGGAGATCGTGGCACTGGCCGGCTACACGAGCCGCGTGGCCGGAATGTTCGAGGTGTTCGAGGAGGTGAACCGAGGTGTCTACCGTAAGACGACCCTCTACACCGAGGAGCGTAACCTGGACGGCATCCTGGAGTTCCGCGACGGCCAGCCGGTCGCGAAAGGTTGCATCGTGTACGCGGTTGACCCCAAAGACAGTAGCATCTCGCTGGAGAACGTGCCGGTGGTGACGCCCAACTGTGACATCGTCGTGCCGAGCATCAGTCTCACGATCGAGCCTGGCATGCATCTGCTCATTACCGGCCCGAACGGGTGCGGCAAGTCGAGCCTGTTCCGTATCCTCAGCGGCCTGTGGCCCATCTACGCCGGCACGCTGCGCATCCCGCGCTCGTCCGACGGCAAAGCGAGCATGTTCTACATTCCCCAACGGCCGTACATGTCCTGCGGTACGCTGTTAGACCAGGTGATCTACCCGGACACGCGCAAAGATATGGAGGCGAAGCAAATCACCGAGGGCCAGCTGCGCGATATCATGCGAATGGTGTCACTCGAACATATCGTTGATAG GGACAGTTTCGATGAGATTCGTGACTGGAAGGATACGCTTTCCGGAGGCGAAAAACAGCGCATGGCTATTGCGCGATTATTTTATCATAG ACCTAAATATGCATTGCTGGACGAATGCACCAGCGCTGTTTCAATCGACGTGGAAAGCTGCATCTACGAGACGGCCAAATCTATGGACATTACGCTTTTAACAATCACCCATCGACCGACGTTGTG GAAATTCCACACGCACATCCTACAGTTCGACGGACAGGGCGGTTGGGTGTTTGAGAAGTTGGAAGATGGTGCCCAGCAAAAAGTTCCTATGCTGAAGTCCAACCAACCGTCGTCCGGCAACTAA
- the LOC131259259 gene encoding uncharacterized protein LOC131259259 has product MSDHLGVLLLLITSGALLVAEAAASGKTHETTAVGAGEKRSQPGRGPGAEVHQADVSVSEPVAVRLGKAAKSGSSPITYIKTLPSDGASGEDRGHGHPANRLANHRAKPRNGNRFAPKSLDVAAPKDLSNAELFGKLGLGKVRPATNHHKKRLAEESRHYGRPDDSHMYVIKLPPNPYYYTHNVAPQNSISSVGKQVPVGFKSNGKPARIYHWNIPVLKKMLGAKQSRHPNSRRHDDIDELIDIKEIPTWTKPWEGAPREKSLLKASTGLAGEADRAGKRKLPTYYAPAKKQTGGGKSKKHAGSKYNTSGSNGKPQSFYILGDKDSRTKIVGHSADV; this is encoded by the exons CGTGCTGCTGCTCCTTATCACCTCCGGCGCGCTGCTGGTGGCGGAGGCGGCGGCGTCGGGTAAGACGCACGAGACCACCGCCGTCGGTGCCGGCGAAAAACGGTCGCAGCCCGGTCGGGGCCCCGGGGCAGAGGTGCACCAGGCGGACGTGTCGGTCAGCGAGCCGGTGGCGGTGCGGCTCGGAAAGGCCGCCAAAAGTGGCTCGTCGCCGATCACCTACATCAAGACGCTGCCGTCGGACGGCGCGTCGGGAGAGGACCGTGGCCACGGACATCCGGCGAATCGGCTGGCGAACCATCGCGCCAAACCCAGGAACGGAAACCGTTTCGCACCGAAATCGCTGGACGTTGCAGCGCCGAAAGACTTGAGCAACGCGGAGCTTTTCGG GAAATTGGGTCTCGGTAAGGTCCGGCCGGCGACCAACCACCACAAGAAGCGCCTGGCGGAGGAGTCCCGGCACTATGGACGCCCAGATGACTCGCACATGTACGTCATCAAGCTGCCCCCGAACCCGTACTATTACACCCACAACGTGGCCCCGCAGAACAGCATCTCCAGTGTCGGCAAGCAG GTTCCGGTGGGCTTCAAGTCGAATGGTAAGCCGGCCCGTATCTACCACTGGAACATTCCGGTGCTGAAGAAGATGCTCGGGGCGAAGCAGAGCCGTCACCCGAACTCCCGCCGCCACGACGACATCGACGAGCTGATCGACATCAAGGAGATCCCGACCTGGACCAAGCCGTGGGAGGGTGCGCCGCGCGAGAAGTCACTGCTGAAGGCGAGCACCGGGCTGGCGGGTGAAGCGGATCGGGCCGGCAAACGGAAGCTCCCGACGTACTACGCGCCGGCCAAGAAGCAGACCGGCGGTGGCAAGTCGAAGAAGCACGCCGGCAGCAAGTACAACACGAGCGGAAGCAACGGAAAGCCGCAGAGCTTCTACATCCTCGGCGACAAGGACAGTCGAACGAAGATCGTGGGTCACTCGGCCGATGTATAG